One region of Mycolicibacterium rhodesiae NBB3 genomic DNA includes:
- a CDS encoding hemophore-related protein gives MKMSEKTVRRGLYGMFAGGLLAFGSAAIVMPVVNAEPAPGPGMEPKNCSVSAIADTSRTVSESTSTYLAGNPEANDALTNIVEQSPADVTQAFRTYFAENPQVQTELKTINQPAIDLASQCGVEVTPTPITEALTDL, from the coding sequence ATGAAGATGTCCGAGAAGACCGTGCGACGCGGCCTGTACGGCATGTTCGCCGGGGGTCTACTTGCTTTTGGTTCCGCTGCGATCGTGATGCCGGTGGTGAATGCCGAGCCCGCTCCGGGACCGGGTATGGAACCGAAGAACTGCAGCGTCAGCGCGATCGCCGACACCTCGCGCACGGTGTCGGAGTCCACGAGCACGTATCTGGCCGGTAACCCCGAGGCCAACGATGCGCTGACCAACATCGTGGAGCAGTCGCCCGCCGACGTTACGCAGGCGTTCCGTACATACTTCGCGGAGAATCCGCAGGTCCAGACCGAGCTGAAGACGATCAACCAGCCGGCCATCGACCTGGCGAGCCAGTGTGGCGTCGAGGTGACGCCCACCCCGATCACAGAGGCGCTGACTGACCTCTAA
- a CDS encoding RecQ family ATP-dependent DNA helicase, whose protein sequence is MTTREAAQALLEQLAGPAAVLRDDQWTAIEALVVGRRRALVVQRTGWGKSAVYFIAAKLLREAGRGPTVIVSPLLALMRNQVAAAERAGVHAATINSSNVADWDEINERVHRRELDVLLVSPERLNNPDFRDHVLPALAHDAGLVVVDEAHCVSDWGHDFRPDYRRIRTLVGELGTDVPVLATTATANDRVVDDVAAQLGVGGRDTLVLRGGLDRESLRLSVVKAGNPAQRAAWLAAHIDSLPGSGIVYTLTVAQAHDVASLLREQGHEVAAYTGATEAAEREQLEADLLANKVKALVATSALGMGFDKPDLGFVVHLGAPSSPIAYYQQVGRAGRATESAQVILLPGNEDQDVWRYFASVAFPSESMVRNVIGALDAERPQSTPALEPLVDLGRSRLEMVLKVLDVDGAVRRVKGGWVGTGAAWEYDEPRYRKLDEARKREQQAMLDYQATNGCRMAFLRSQLDDPSLTPGERCGRCDNCTGEHVSADVDSGTTEQTRQRLMRPGVEIAPRKQWPSGLAKLGVELSGKIADGPASGRAIGRLTDLGWGARLRRVLDEPDGEVTEDLVAAAVKVLASWDWAERPTAVMALDSDRHPLLISSLSRALARLGRLTDLGTLRYSPTRRAVTAANSAYRVAALDGAWTAPDRDLVASAGGPVLLVDDVADSGWTLTMAARVVRAAGAPDVLPFALASTS, encoded by the coding sequence ATGACGACCCGTGAGGCCGCACAGGCGCTTCTCGAACAGTTGGCGGGACCGGCCGCCGTCCTGCGCGACGACCAATGGACGGCTATCGAGGCGCTGGTCGTCGGGCGGCGCCGCGCACTCGTCGTACAGCGCACCGGCTGGGGTAAGTCGGCGGTCTATTTCATCGCCGCCAAACTGCTACGGGAAGCCGGCCGCGGCCCGACGGTGATCGTGTCGCCACTGCTGGCGTTGATGCGAAACCAGGTGGCCGCCGCCGAGCGGGCCGGAGTGCACGCCGCCACCATCAACTCGAGCAACGTCGCCGATTGGGACGAGATCAACGAACGTGTGCACCGGCGCGAGCTCGACGTCCTGCTGGTGAGCCCGGAACGGTTGAACAATCCCGACTTTCGTGATCACGTGCTCCCCGCACTGGCCCACGACGCCGGTCTCGTCGTGGTCGACGAAGCGCACTGCGTGTCGGACTGGGGTCACGACTTCCGGCCCGACTACCGACGTATCCGCACGCTCGTCGGTGAACTCGGTACCGACGTCCCGGTGCTGGCCACCACGGCGACTGCCAACGACAGGGTCGTCGACGACGTCGCCGCCCAACTGGGTGTCGGCGGCCGGGACACGCTGGTGCTGCGCGGCGGGCTGGACCGCGAATCACTGCGGCTGTCGGTGGTCAAAGCCGGCAACCCGGCACAGCGGGCGGCTTGGCTTGCGGCACATATCGATTCGTTGCCCGGCTCCGGGATCGTCTACACGCTCACCGTTGCCCAGGCTCACGATGTCGCGTCGCTGTTGCGTGAGCAGGGCCACGAGGTGGCGGCCTACACGGGCGCCACCGAAGCGGCCGAACGAGAGCAGCTCGAGGCGGACCTGCTGGCCAACAAGGTCAAGGCGCTGGTCGCCACGTCGGCACTGGGCATGGGGTTCGACAAACCCGACCTCGGCTTCGTCGTGCACCTCGGTGCCCCGTCCTCTCCGATCGCCTACTACCAGCAGGTCGGCCGCGCCGGGCGCGCCACCGAGAGCGCACAGGTGATCCTGCTGCCCGGTAACGAGGACCAAGACGTCTGGCGCTACTTCGCATCGGTGGCATTCCCCTCGGAATCCATGGTGCGCAACGTGATCGGTGCACTGGACGCCGAACGGCCGCAGTCGACCCCGGCGCTCGAACCGCTCGTCGACCTCGGACGGTCCCGGCTGGAGATGGTGTTGAAAGTACTCGACGTCGACGGCGCGGTGCGGCGGGTCAAAGGTGGCTGGGTCGGTACCGGCGCGGCATGGGAGTACGACGAGCCGCGGTACCGGAAACTCGACGAGGCCCGCAAGCGGGAACAGCAGGCGATGCTCGACTACCAGGCCACCAACGGTTGCCGGATGGCGTTTCTGCGTAGCCAACTCGACGATCCTTCACTCACACCGGGCGAGCGCTGCGGGCGCTGCGACAACTGCACGGGCGAACACGTCAGCGCCGATGTCGATTCGGGCACGACCGAACAGACCAGGCAACGGCTCATGCGACCCGGTGTGGAGATCGCACCCCGCAAGCAGTGGCCGTCGGGATTGGCGAAGCTCGGCGTCGAGCTGAGCGGCAAGATCGCGGACGGCCCGGCGTCCGGACGCGCCATCGGCAGGCTGACCGATCTGGGCTGGGGTGCTCGGCTGCGGCGCGTGCTCGACGAACCCGACGGTGAGGTGACCGAGGATCTGGTCGCCGCCGCGGTGAAGGTGCTGGCGTCCTGGGATTGGGCCGAGCGGCCGACGGCGGTCATGGCGCTCGATTCCGACCGCCACCCGCTGCTGATCTCGTCGCTGAGCCGCGCGCTGGCCCGCCTGGGCAGGCTGACCGACCTCGGGACGCTGCGATACTCGCCGACGCGGCGGGCAGTGACCGCGGCGAACTCGGCCTATCGCGTCGCTGCGCTCGATGGGGCGTGGACGGCGCCCGATCGCGATCTCGTCGCATCCGCGGGCGGTCCGGTGTTGCTCGTCGACGACGTGGCCGACAGCGGGTGGACCCTGACGATGGCCGCCAGGGTGGTGCGGGCGGCCGGCGCGCCCGACGTGCTTCCGTTCGCGCTGGCCAGCACCAGCTGA